From Daucus carota subsp. sativus chromosome 6, DH1 v3.0, whole genome shotgun sequence, the proteins below share one genomic window:
- the LOC108224585 gene encoding pentatricopeptide repeat-containing protein At2g42920, chloroplastic, giving the protein MPYCFCSSFTPVPSSSNISKFISDNPYLTLLETKCNSMKDLRKIHAQLIKTGLVKDTIAASRVLSFCATSPAGDLNYAHLVFDFMPRPNIFSWNTIIRAFSQASTPRTAISLFLDMLLTSSIEPDRLTYPSLFKAYAQLGLAHDGAQLHARILKLGLEWDAFIRNSLLYMYVNCGFLGQAWRLFGEDGNSEVVAWNSMITGLAKCGEIYDSRRLFDRMPVRNTVSWNSMISGYVRNGMWSEALDLLSKMQEEKIRPTEFTLVSLLNACSSLGSLRQGEWIHDYIKKNNIEMNVIVVTAIIDMYCKCGSIVMALEVFHTSPVKGLSSWNSIIFGLAINGHEEEAIEFFSRLESSKFMPDDVSFIGVLTACNHSGMINKARYYFSLMTEYYAIEPSIKHYGCMVDLLARAEYIEEAGELIESMPMSPDSIIWGSFLSSCRRCGNIKMAQWAANNLKKIDLDEASGYILMSNVYAAAGHFRKAMSERVTMKTKNIEKQPGCSLIEVNGEVHEFVAGGRLHPQVTEIYASLNNLRLTLQETEYCNS; this is encoded by the coding sequence aTGCCATATTGTTTTTGTTCTTCATTCACTCCAGTACCATCATCTTCCAATATATCCAAGTTCATTTCAGACAATCCTTATCTCACATTATTAGAAACAAAATGCAACTCAATGAAAGACCTTCGAAAGATTCATGCCCAACTCATTAAAACTGGGCTTGTTAAGGACACCATTGCCGCCAGCCGTGTCCTGTCCTTCTGTGCCACTTCTCCTGCTGGTGACCTCAATTATGCACACCTGGTGTTTGATTTTATGCCACGGCCCAATATCTTTTCATGGAATACTATCATTAGAGCTTTTTCTCAAGCCTCAACCCCACGAACTGCAATTTCTTTGTTTCTCGATATGTTGCTCACTTCGTCTATCGAGCCTGATAGACTTACTTATCCCTCTTTGTTTAAGGCTTATGCTCAGCTTGGCTTAGCTCATGATGGTGCTCAACTCCATGCAAGAATTTTAAAGTTGGGGTTGGAATGGGATGCATTTATAAGAAATAGTTTGTTGTATATGTATGTAAATTGTGGTTTTTTGGGGCAAGCTTGGAGATTGTttggagaagatgggaattcGGAGGTAGTTGCTTGGAATTCAATGATTACGGGTCTTGCAAAATGTGGGGAGATTTATGACTCGAGGCGGTTGTTCGATAGAATGCCTGTTAGAAATACAGTGTCATGGAATAGTATGATTAGTGGGTATGTCCGGAATGGGATGTGGAGTGAAGCATTGGATTTGCTTAGCAAAATGCAGGAGGAGAAGATCAGGCCTACTGAATTTACATTAGTGAGCTTATTAAATGCTTGTTCTAGTTTAGGATCTCTTAGACAAGGTGAGTGGATTCATGATTACATTAAGaagaataatattgaaatgaaCGTGATTGTTGTTACAGCAATAATAGATATGTATTGCAAGTGTGGAAGCATTGTTATGGCATTAGAAGTTTTTCATACCAGCCCTGTTAAAGGCTTATCAAGTTGGAACTCCATAATTTTTGGCTTGGCCATCAATGGACATGAGGAGGAAGCTATTGAGTTTTTCTCTAGGCTTGAGTCTTCCAAATTTATGCCGGACGATGTTAGTTTTATTGGTGTTCTTACAGCCTGCAATCATTCGGGCATGATTAATAAAGCCAGGTATTATTTCTCATTAATGACAGAGTATTATGCGATTGAGCCATCAATTAAACACTATGGTTGCATGGTTGATCTACTAGCTCGAGCGGAATATATTGAAGAAGCTGGAGAGCTAATTGAAAGTATGCCTATGAGCCCAGATTCTATTATATGGGGCTCATTTCTTTCTTCGTGCAGAAGGTGTGGGAACATCAAAATGGCACAATGGGCAGCAAACAATctcaaaaaaattgatttggATGAGGCCAGTGGTTATATACTTATGTCTAATGTGTATGCAGCTGCAGGTCACTTTCGAAAAGCAATGTCAGAAAGGGTTACCATGAAAACTAAGAATATAGAAAAGCAACCAGGATGTAGTTTGATTGAAGTGAATGGGGAAGTTCACGAGTTTGTAGCTGGTGGAAGACTGCATCCTCAAGTGACAGAGATATATGCTTCGTTAAATAATCTGAGGTTAACATTACAAGAAACTGAATATTGCAATTCGTAA
- the LOC108224586 gene encoding AT-hook motif nuclear-localized protein 16 codes for MAGSADLTIVCKGAMNHNNPEPDKGTDHKPGSEGDSMRRPRGRPTGSKNKPKPPIILTRDSANALRAHAMEVSPGCDVTESLTTFARRKQRGISVLSATGYVTDVSLRQPGSTGAILTLHGRFEILSLQGSILPPPAPPGLTIYLAGAQGQVVGGGVVGALIASGPVVIMAATFMNATYERLPLEEHEAAENHHQHFQNVRQAQQQHHHFDISEIYGKPLNLPSNGTSVPSEIYTWTSGRQTLSKT; via the coding sequence ATGGCTGGTAGTGCCGATCTTACCATAGTGTGCAAAGGTGCTATGAACCACAATAACCCAGAGCCTGACAAGGGCACAGACCACAAGCCTGGAAGTGAAGGCGATTCCATGAGAAGGCCCCGTGGCAGGCCCACAGGCTCAAAAAATAAGCCAAAGCCACCCATAATCCTCACCAGAGACAGTGCAAATGCGCTTCGAGCACATGCCATGGAGGTGAGTCCTGGATGCGATGTGACTGAAAGCCTAACGACCTTCGCGAGGAGGAAACAACGTGGCATTTCCGTGCTCAGTGCTACAGGCTATGTAACTGATGTTTCACTGCGCCAACCGGGCTCAACTGGTGCCATTCTGACCCTCCACGGGCGGTTTGAAATTCTGTCACTCCAAGGGTCAATCTTACCACCACCTGCCCCACCAGGGCTGACTATATACTTGGCTGGTGCTCAGGGGCAGGTGGTAGGTGGTGGCGTAGTCGGTGCACTTATTGCATCTGGTCCAGTCGTAATTATGGCTGCTACTTTCATGAATGCCACTTATGAAAGGTTGCCCCTGGAAGAGCATGAAGCAGCAGAAAATCATCACCAGCATTTCCAGAATGTCCGCCAGGCGCAGCAGCAGCATCACCACTTTGATATTTCTGAAATATATGGGAAGCCACTGAATTTGCCTAGTAATGGTACTTCAGTGCCTTCAGAGATATATACATGGACATCAGGCCGTCAAACACTTTCCAAGACTTGA
- the LOC108224829 gene encoding GDSL esterase/lipase At4g10955-like: MAMEAPGISNNNPRAFHVSGPRKVSSPSWGDLNSSWTDGNYKRTAIACFIQAAYLLELDRQENKSEQTALASNWWLTFKYKLSQTLVDDRDGSIYGAILEWDLSAGSARPSTAPRALLVLRGTLLRSPTIRRDIGDDLRFLAWESLKGSVRFNGTLGALKSITDKYGSNNVCIAGHSLGAGFALQVGKALAKQGIYVETHLFNPPSVSLAMSLKYITERAGFAWKRFKAKLPCAIETEGSRDESKNNVSEVNKWMPHLYVNTNDYICCYYTDPAGAEVKHIDKGTAGQINTQAAAAKLFVMSKGKQKFLEAHGLNQWWADDLELEQAVNDSKLISKQLKSLYSLQPPRHTQGKPHLTEIWRGFRALYGI, from the exons ATGGCAATGGAAGCTCCAGGCATAAGTAATAATAATCCGCGAGCGTTTCATGTGTCTGGACCTCGCAAAGTTTCTTCCCCGAGTTGGGGAGACCTCAATTCCAGTTG GACTGATGGGAATTATAAGAGGACAGCCATAGCCTGCTTCATACAAGCAGCTTACCTGCTTGAACTTGACAGACAGGAAAATAAGTCCGAACAAACTGCTCTGGCTTCAAATTGGTGGTTAACTTTTAAGTACAAGCTGTCCCAAACCTTAGTTGATGATAGAGATGGATCCATATATGGCGCCATACTTGAATGGGATCTGTCTGCAGGTTCAGCTAGACCCAGTACTGCACCTAGAGCTTTGTTAGTGCTTCGCGGTACTCTACTCAGAAGCCCCACAATCAGACGAGACATTGGAGATGACCTTCGGTTTCTTGCTTGGGAAAGCCTAAAGGGTTCTGTCAGATTCAATGGAACGTTGGGAGCACTGAAATCAATTACTGATAAGTATGGAAGTAACAATGTGTGCATTGCAGGTCATTCCTTGGGGGCAGGTTTTGCCCTCCAAGTGGGAAAAGCACTGGCCAAGCAGGGAATTTATGTGGAGACACATTTGTTTAATCCACCATCTGTTTCACTTGCCATGAGTTTGAAGTATATCACTGAAAGAGCTGGTTTTGCCTGGAAGAGGTTCAAAGCAAAGCTTCCTTGCGCAATTGAAACTGAAGGAAGCAGGGATGAAAGCAAAAACAATGTCAGTGAAGTGAACAAATGGATGCCTCATCTATATGTGAACACTAATGACTATATCTGTTGCTATTACACTGACCCTGCTGGAGCAGAAGTGAAGCATATAGACAAGGGGACTGCGGGTCAGATAAACACGCAAGCAGCTGCTGCAAAGTTATTTGTGATGTCCAAGGGGAAGCAAAAATTTCTGGAGGCACATGGGCTAAACCAATGGTGGGCTGATGATTTGGAGCTCGAGCAGGCTGTTAATGACAGCAAGCTCATCAGCAAGCAACTTAAGTCCTTGTATAGCCTACAGCCTCCACGGCACACACAAGGCAAGCCTCACTTGACTGAAATTTGGCGTGGTTTTCGTGCACTGTATGGTATATAA